A part of Cannabis sativa cultivar Pink pepper isolate KNU-18-1 chromosome 6, ASM2916894v1, whole genome shotgun sequence genomic DNA contains:
- the LOC115724841 gene encoding uncharacterized protein LOC115724841, with protein MAPAKLTAYELQRLENIRRKEEMMAGLKLHSMVTQLSASSKRERIGDKVKPQKKPKGETPVAERRSLRTREKLAHSKSHNLFRSRLRSRNSQSTEPSKPLAPMMNMGPLNMREALLHEGSDRALIETILSSEIKSEPGESLGTEFGGGRVCNEETFLSTGIKSESAQSFGTESGGDKIWVDMTLNPENVARIVRTRIMSLKFFPCSSSSIVVAGSRGGDVGFWNLDHADGFDEEDDGVYTYHPHSGSVSGISIHQHSLSKVFTSCYDGHIRLMDAEKEMFDLVYSADENEAIFSLSQRSDNAKCVYFGAGLGNLSMWDERSGCCAAQWSLHDDRVNSIDFNLQNPNFMATSCADGTACIWDLRKIDADKPKTLNTVTHKRAVCSAYFSPSGNCLATTSLDDTVRILSGANFEESSWIPHSNQSGTWIPQFRAIWGWDDSYIFIGNMNKGVDVISPSEGKTIVTLQSEHMKAIPCRFDAHPYNVGMLAGAIVGGQVYVWTRQ; from the exons GATTGGAGACAAAGTGAAACCACAGAAGAAGCCCAAAGGTGAGACTCCTGTCGCTGAGCGACGATCTTTAAGAACGAGAGAAAAGCTGGCCCATTCCAAAAGCCACAATCTTTTCCGCTCTAGATTGAGGAGTCGTAACTCTCAGTCTACCGAACCGTCGAAGCCTTTAGCTCCCATGATGAACATGGGTCCTCTAAATATGAGAGAAGCGTTACTTCATGAGGGTTCTGATCGAGCTCTAATAGAGACCATTTTGAGTTCTGAGATAAAATCTGAACCGGGCGAGTCTTTAGGAACAGAGTTTGGTGGAGGTAGGGTTTGTAATGAGGAGACCTTTTTGAGTACTGGGATAAAATCTGAATCGGCTCAGTCTTTTGGAACAGAGTCTGGTGGAGATAAAATTTGGGTTGATATGACTTTGAATCCGGAGAATGTAGCTCGGATCGTGCGGACCAGAATAATGTCTCTGAAGTTTTTCCCTTGTAGTAGCTCTAGTATTGTTGTGGCTGGGAGCAGAGGTGGTGATGTTGGGTTTTGGAATCTTGATCATGCGGATGGgtttgatgaagaagatgatgggGTTTATACATATCATCCTCACTCAGGCTCTGTTTCTGGGATTTCGATTCACCAACATTCCTTGTCAAAG GTGTTTACCAGTTGTTATGATGGACATATCCGGTTGATGGATGCTGAAAAGGAGATGTTTGATTTAGTATATTCTGCTGATGAGAATGAAGCTATATTCTCGCTGTCTCAACGATCAGATAACGCGAAGTGTGTATATTTTGGTGCGGGGTTAGGAAATTTGAGTATGTGGGATGAGAGGAGTGGGTGCTGTGCAGCTCAGTGGAGTTTGCATGATGATAGAGTTAACTCCATTGATTTTAATTTACAAAATCCAAATTTTATGGCAACAAGTTGCGCTGATGGAACTGCTTGCATTTGGGATTTGAGAAAAATTGATGCTGATAAGCCTAAGACTTTGAACACGGTTACACACAAAAGAGCTGTATGTTCTGCATATTTTTCACCCTCTGGAAATTGCTTGGCAACTACAAG TTTGGACGACACAGTTCGTATACTTAGCGGAGCTAACTTTGAGGAATCTTCATGGATTCCACATAGTAATCAGTCGGGAACATGGATTCCTCAATTCAG GGCTATATGGGGCTGGGACGATTCGTATATTTTTATTGGTAACATGAACAAAGGAGTGGATGTCATCTCACCTTCAGAAGGAAAAACTATTGTGACATTACAGAGTGAACACATGAAAGCAATTCCATGCAGATTTGATGCACACCCCTACAATGTTGGGATGCTAGCAGGTGCCATAGTTGGAGGCCAGGTTTATGTGTGGACCAGACAATGA